The following nucleotide sequence is from Candidatus Hydrogenedens sp..
GCATCAAAAAAGCTTGTTGAACAAATGGAACTATTTTACGAAGAAGGGCTTATCACCCAATCGCAAAAGGAACAATCTATTTTATTAAAACAATTGAAAGAAAGGGACTTAAAACAATGTGAATATGAAATTAACAAAGCAAAAGCACAACTAAACAGTGTTTTGGGGATCCATCCTTTGCAAGAAATAAAACTATCAAAAAATATTGAAATTCCTTCAACAACGGACTCATTGGAAGATTTAATTCTTCAGGCATTAAAGAACCATCCTCAGATTCAGATAGAAGACAGAAAAGTTGAAATTAGTGAAGATGAGATAAAACTTGCCATTACCCAGTTTTTGCCATTAGTTGGAGGCTTTTCTAAATGGGAATATACTTCCAATTCGTATACAATGTATTCCCAATCAGTGTTGTATGGCATACATAGTGTTTTAACCTTGTTCAATGGATTTGCAAACATACAACAATACAGAATTGCACGAGAAAAGAGAGAAAAAGCCTTTTTAGAACGAGAAGAAACAGCATTATCTTTAATTGTGGGTGTTATTAGAGCAAAAAATGATTTAGAAAAAGCTAAAGAAGACAGTAAATTAGCACATCAAGCATTTATTTACCAAAAAGAAAAGTTTAGAGAAGAAAACGAGAAATGGAACGAAGGCATGATTACGGAGGTAGATTTAATCAATCTACAGGCGGAACTTGGAAATGCTGAGATTAACCAAATAGTTGCACAAATACAAGAACAAATTGCTCGTGCTGTTTTGTGGAATTCTATCGGAAAAACATATATGGGAAATTCAATATACTGTTTTGAAGCAGTTAATACGTCTAATGAAAAGGAGCAAAAAAACAATGGAAAAGAATAATAATATTAAAATATGTATCCTGTTTATTTTCGTTTTGGAAATACTCATTTTCACAAGCTGTAAAAATAATATTGTTAATGCAGAACAAAATAACGGCACCGAGAATTTCCCTGTAAAGGTAACAAACATTGAAAAGAGGATATTCACAAAAACAGTTGAAGCACAGGGAACTATTGATACAAAAGAACACGCTATAGTATCCGCAAGAATTGATGGTGTAGTAACAGACCTGTTCGTAGACAAGGGAGATGAAGTTATAGCAAACAAAACGCCATTATTTCAGATAGATAAAGTCAGAGTAGAGCAGGCATATGAAATAGCAAAACAAGACCTTGCAGTAGCTAAATGTGGAATACGTGAAGCCGAAGCCAATTTGGCGAACATGAAGGCTCAATACGAAAAAGCAAAAACAGACTATGAAAGATTTCAAAGACTTATTGAAAAAAAAGCCATATCCAAAGATACTTGGGAACTTCAGGAAACACGATATAAAGCAACAAAAGCAGGGTTAGAACATGCAGAAGCCGTATGTCAGTTAGCAAACGAACAATTGAAAAAAGCAGAACATGCCCTTAAAATATCAGAGAAAACACTCTCTGATTCATTAGTATATGCCCCGATTTCTGGCAAAGTAAGCTATAAATTTGTTGAACAAAATGAGTTTATTGGTGCCGGTAGACCTATTCTTAAAATAGACAATCCAGAGGTATTAGAAGCCTCTATTTTTCTCCCTGCAGAGTACTATCCTTACATAGATATTGATAAAACAGAAGCAGTATTCACCGCTATGAAAAAAGAAATAGGAACATTTAAAATAACCTATAAAAGTCCTACAATATTACCTAATTTACGAACCTTTGAAGTTAAAGCAATACTTAACAATAAAGATGATTATATCGTTGCAGGTGCCATGGTTGAAGTTTCAGTAATACTTGAGAAAAAAGAAGCATTGGGTATCCCCAAAGAATGCGTATTAACCGCAGGAAATGAAAAATTTATTTTCACGGTTGTTAACAATGTTGCCCAAAAAGTACCTGTAACTATAGGATTAGAAACAAATGGCTGGGTAGAACTTGTAGATACTACACTTCAAGAGGGAACCCCAATTATTAGCATGGGACAATCTTTTATTAAAGAGGGTCAAAAGGTTCAGGTAATGGAGGACAACACAAAATGAATCTTCCAGAATTATCTGTTCGCCGACCCGTTGCTATGTCCTGTTTATTTATAGGACTCGCCTTTTTAGGTATTGATGCTTATTTTAATATGGGTATTGAATTTTTTCCAAAGGTTGATGTTCCATATGTAACTATAGTCACTGTCTATCCAGGTGCAAGTCCAGAGGAAATAGAAACAGATATAGCCCGAAGAATAGAGGACGCTGTTGTAACAATCGATGGATTAAAGCATGTATCATCTATATGTATGGAAAATGCCTGCCAAACATTTCTTGAATTTAATCTCAATGTAGATGTTGATGTCGCCGCTTATGATGTGCGAGAAAAGTTGGATTTGATTCTCAATGACTTTCCAGAAGGGACGGAAAAACCAAAGGTATTAAAATTTGACATTAACGCTGTTCCTATTATTGACTTAGTTTTAACTGGAAAATACTCTGTTGATGAGCTATATGACTATGCAGACA
It contains:
- a CDS encoding TolC family protein, which encodes MMNKKKEGFHSLDIKIIIHKKLSLLVVVSLFLISSCAHKNDITIREKSIHEFQRKIDEQTPEIIKTNKEISLEECIQLALKNNTHVKTSEINKKIARLEKNMAFANFFPQINAEFQVVTYDRQPMVDIGPLSTAMQDKTIRIADIQLQMPIFAPATWFIYDLSKRGVDISNLVYNYTCQMISLQTTALYFQVLALENIKKSLEMQYEASKKLVEQMELFYEEGLITQSQKEQSILLKQLKERDLKQCEYEINKAKAQLNSVLGIHPLQEIKLSKNIEIPSTTDSLEDLILQALKNHPQIQIEDRKVEISEDEIKLAITQFLPLVGGFSKWEYTSNSYTMYSQSVLYGIHSVLTLFNGFANIQQYRIAREKREKAFLEREETALSLIVGVIRAKNDLEKAKEDSKLAHQAFIYQKEKFREENEKWNEGMITEVDLINLQAELGNAEINQIVAQIQEQIARAVLWNSIGKTYMGNSIYCFEAVNTSNEKEQKNNGKE
- a CDS encoding efflux RND transporter periplasmic adaptor subunit — its product is MEKNNNIKICILFIFVLEILIFTSCKNNIVNAEQNNGTENFPVKVTNIEKRIFTKTVEAQGTIDTKEHAIVSARIDGVVTDLFVDKGDEVIANKTPLFQIDKVRVEQAYEIAKQDLAVAKCGIREAEANLANMKAQYEKAKTDYERFQRLIEKKAISKDTWELQETRYKATKAGLEHAEAVCQLANEQLKKAEHALKISEKTLSDSLVYAPISGKVSYKFVEQNEFIGAGRPILKIDNPEVLEASIFLPAEYYPYIDIDKTEAVFTAMKKEIGTFKITYKSPTILPNLRTFEVKAILNNKDDYIVAGAMVEVSVILEKKEALGIPKECVLTAGNEKFIFTVVNNVAQKVPVTIGLETNGWVELVDTTLQEGTPIISMGQSFIKEGQKVQVMEDNTK